In the Wyeomyia smithii strain HCP4-BCI-WySm-NY-G18 chromosome 2, ASM2978416v1, whole genome shotgun sequence genome, one interval contains:
- the LOC129725001 gene encoding 5-hydroxytryptamine receptor 1 isoform X2: MDLKAGKNLVAPAINNISCSSNRFGNFFAQIGPLDVLQALFIVFLTFLPRYLLTSLALNDLAIGLLIIPFGALPALLHCWPYGEIFCQIQALLRGALSQQSAVILVCMAVDRYLCVLHPRIYYKRSSKKGCVAILSITWILCLTCFGLLVLPKGYYFNKSGLLACEPFYSKSSYRILSSCALYFPTTMVLMYCYGSSFHANRYRLPTPTGTGVSGTAGTSTATMPDQSATVVATSIMGGGGATTTTTTEIGTVNNSPYAGTPTGISVATPSSVSFSEKLLEHEQRLNGSTSRTMAAISLGFIVIVTPWTIQEIVATCTGSKIPPSIDFCVTWIALSSSFWNPFLYWLLNARFRQICRDMLASKCFSSRTSLDEKCSISLEYGPHMTPLPLPPGPPPPTICRSANHTPRPDIECSEKYWGDILERTFSSGSINTIHRGTASNSAVYNMHRHPHRVHQYHYQHQLHNGNSNHHSTNSIYKFPRDHDSDHYVDSGRDGEFTVIFPTTNSDPQMTGEHELHDINCAKNRAFFVGFNHHQTLPDI; encoded by the exons ATGGATCTGAAAGCTGGCAAGAATCTCGTGGCACCAGCGATAAATAATATCAGTTGTTCGAGTAACcgatttggtaatttttttgcCCAAATTGGTCCGTTGGATGTGTTGCAGGCGCTGTTTATCGTATTTCTAACATTTCTG CCACGATATCTGCTAACCTCGCTAGCATTAAACGATCTGGCCATCGGACTGCTGATCATTCCCTTCGGGGCGTTACCTGCCTTATTACACTGCTGGCCTTACGGTGAAATATTCTGCCAAATTCAG GCCTTACTAAGGGGAGCTTTATCTCAACAAAGTGCTGTTATTCTAGTATGTATGGCGGTCGATCGCTATTTATGTGTCCTGCATCCTCGGATTTACTATAAGCGGTCTAGTAAAAAG GGTTGTGTTGCGATCCTGAGCATCACTTGGATACTTTGCCTAACTTGCTTTGGTCTGCTCGTGTTACCGAAAG GTTACTACTTCAACAAATCAGGATTACTAGCATGTGAGCCTTTCTATAGTAAATCTTCCTACCGGATACTGTCCAGTTGCGCGCTGTACTTTCCAACGACGATGGTGTTGATGTATTGCTACGGATCCAGTTTTCACGCCAATCGATATAGATTGCCGACGCCAACTGGTACTGGTGTTTCGGGGACAGCCGGTACATCCACCGCAACTATGCCGGATCAGTCGGCAACCGTGGTAGCTACTTCAATAATGGGCGGGGGTGGTGCAACGACTACTACTACCACTGAAATCGGAACGGTCAACAATTCACCGTACGCTGGTACACCAACCGGCATCTCTGTTGCAACGCCCTCTTCCGTATCGTTCTCGGAAAAG TTATTGGAACACGAACAGAGATTGAATGGATCAACTTCACGCACAATGGCGGCTATATCATTAGGTTTCATAGTAATTGTCACTCCCTGGACGATACAGGAGATTGTGGCAACTTGTACGGGATCAAAG ATACCACCTTCGATCGATTTCTGCGTAACATGGATAGCATTAAGCAGTAGTTTTTGGAACCCGTTCCTTTACTGGTTGTTAAATGCCAGATTCCGTCAAATCTGTAGAGATATGTTAGCATCTAAG TGTTTCAGTAGCCGAACATCGCTGGATGAAAAGTGTAGTATAAGCTTAGAATATGGCCCTCATATGACACCACTGCCGCTTCCCCCAGGTCCTCCACCTCCCACGATCTGTCGTTCGGCAAATCACACGCCCCGTCCGGACATCGAATGTTCCGAGAAGTATTGGGGTGATATCCTGGAACGAACTTTTAGCAGCGGTAGCATCAATACTATTCATCGTGGTACCGCATCGAATTCAGCAGTGTACAACATGCATCGACATCCGCATCGAGTCCATCAATACCATTATCAACATCAGCTTCATAATGGAAACAGCAATCATCATAGCACTAACAGTATTTATAAATTTCCTCGTGACCATGATAGCGATCACTATGTTGACAGTGGCAGAGATGGTGAGTTCACTGTGATCTTCCCAACTACTAATTCAGACCCGCAGATGACCGGCGAGCACGAGCTACACGACATTAATTGTGCCAAAAATAGGGCTTTTTTCGTCGGTTTTAACCATCATCAGACACTACCTGATATCTAG
- the LOC129725001 gene encoding 5-hydroxytryptamine receptor 1D isoform X1, producing MDLKAGKNLVAPAINNISCSSNRFGNFFAQIGPLDVLQALFIVFLTFLVISANLMVIVVINSRRYAAYIHPQPRYLLTSLALNDLAIGLLIIPFGALPALLHCWPYGEIFCQIQALLRGALSQQSAVILVCMAVDRYLCVLHPRIYYKRSSKKGCVAILSITWILCLTCFGLLVLPKGYYFNKSGLLACEPFYSKSSYRILSSCALYFPTTMVLMYCYGSSFHANRYRLPTPTGTGVSGTAGTSTATMPDQSATVVATSIMGGGGATTTTTTEIGTVNNSPYAGTPTGISVATPSSVSFSEKLLEHEQRLNGSTSRTMAAISLGFIVIVTPWTIQEIVATCTGSKIPPSIDFCVTWIALSSSFWNPFLYWLLNARFRQICRDMLASKCFSSRTSLDEKCSISLEYGPHMTPLPLPPGPPPPTICRSANHTPRPDIECSEKYWGDILERTFSSGSINTIHRGTASNSAVYNMHRHPHRVHQYHYQHQLHNGNSNHHSTNSIYKFPRDHDSDHYVDSGRDGEFTVIFPTTNSDPQMTGEHELHDINCAKNRAFFVGFNHHQTLPDI from the exons ATGGATCTGAAAGCTGGCAAGAATCTCGTGGCACCAGCGATAAATAATATCAGTTGTTCGAGTAACcgatttggtaatttttttgcCCAAATTGGTCCGTTGGATGTGTTGCAGGCGCTGTTTATCGTATTTCTAACATTTCTGGTGATTAGTGCAAATCTAATGGTGATAGTCGTTATTAACAGCCGGCGATATGCGGCCTACATCCATCCACAGCCACGATATCTGCTAACCTCGCTAGCATTAAACGATCTGGCCATCGGACTGCTGATCATTCCCTTCGGGGCGTTACCTGCCTTATTACACTGCTGGCCTTACGGTGAAATATTCTGCCAAATTCAG GCCTTACTAAGGGGAGCTTTATCTCAACAAAGTGCTGTTATTCTAGTATGTATGGCGGTCGATCGCTATTTATGTGTCCTGCATCCTCGGATTTACTATAAGCGGTCTAGTAAAAAG GGTTGTGTTGCGATCCTGAGCATCACTTGGATACTTTGCCTAACTTGCTTTGGTCTGCTCGTGTTACCGAAAG GTTACTACTTCAACAAATCAGGATTACTAGCATGTGAGCCTTTCTATAGTAAATCTTCCTACCGGATACTGTCCAGTTGCGCGCTGTACTTTCCAACGACGATGGTGTTGATGTATTGCTACGGATCCAGTTTTCACGCCAATCGATATAGATTGCCGACGCCAACTGGTACTGGTGTTTCGGGGACAGCCGGTACATCCACCGCAACTATGCCGGATCAGTCGGCAACCGTGGTAGCTACTTCAATAATGGGCGGGGGTGGTGCAACGACTACTACTACCACTGAAATCGGAACGGTCAACAATTCACCGTACGCTGGTACACCAACCGGCATCTCTGTTGCAACGCCCTCTTCCGTATCGTTCTCGGAAAAG TTATTGGAACACGAACAGAGATTGAATGGATCAACTTCACGCACAATGGCGGCTATATCATTAGGTTTCATAGTAATTGTCACTCCCTGGACGATACAGGAGATTGTGGCAACTTGTACGGGATCAAAG ATACCACCTTCGATCGATTTCTGCGTAACATGGATAGCATTAAGCAGTAGTTTTTGGAACCCGTTCCTTTACTGGTTGTTAAATGCCAGATTCCGTCAAATCTGTAGAGATATGTTAGCATCTAAG TGTTTCAGTAGCCGAACATCGCTGGATGAAAAGTGTAGTATAAGCTTAGAATATGGCCCTCATATGACACCACTGCCGCTTCCCCCAGGTCCTCCACCTCCCACGATCTGTCGTTCGGCAAATCACACGCCCCGTCCGGACATCGAATGTTCCGAGAAGTATTGGGGTGATATCCTGGAACGAACTTTTAGCAGCGGTAGCATCAATACTATTCATCGTGGTACCGCATCGAATTCAGCAGTGTACAACATGCATCGACATCCGCATCGAGTCCATCAATACCATTATCAACATCAGCTTCATAATGGAAACAGCAATCATCATAGCACTAACAGTATTTATAAATTTCCTCGTGACCATGATAGCGATCACTATGTTGACAGTGGCAGAGATGGTGAGTTCACTGTGATCTTCCCAACTACTAATTCAGACCCGCAGATGACCGGCGAGCACGAGCTACACGACATTAATTGTGCCAAAAATAGGGCTTTTTTCGTCGGTTTTAACCATCATCAGACACTACCTGATATCTAG